TGTAGTATTTATGCCAGTTGTAGAAAGGCTCAATATTGTGCATAGCTTTCCTGTGTTAGCAGTTAGGTGTATGGAAGCTCCAGGAAAGTGAAGTCAGTTCAATGTCTAAAAATCATGTTTTTCAGCCGCCAGAGCCTGACGTACAGAGCCATGTTTTTTCAGCAAAGCTTCTGCTTTTTCCCTGTCCACATTTAACTCTTCCATCAGCATTCTCGTTCCCCTATCTACCAGTTTATTATTACTTAATTGCATATCTATCATACGGTTGCCTTTTACCCTGCCCAGGCCAATCATGGTAGCGGTAGAGATCATATTGAGCACTAGTTTCTGGGCAGTACCGGCCTTCATTCGGGTGCTACCGGTTACAAACTCTGGCCCTACTACAACTTCTACCGGAATTTCTGCGGCTTCAGCCAGGGCACTCTCCGCATTACACGTGATACAGCCGGTAAGTATCCCCTGTTCACGCGCCTTTTTTACCCCTCCTATTACGTAAGGCGTACGACCTGATGCAGCAATACCTATGAGCGTATCTTTATTGTTGATATTAAAAGCCTGTAGGTCTTTCCATGCTTGCTCAGGGTCATCTTCCGCAAACTCTACGGCTTTGCGCATGGCATCATCACCACCCGCCATAATACCAATAACCCAGTCGTGTGGTACTCCATAAGTAGGAGGACACTCTGAGGCATCAACTACACCTAAACGTCCGCTGGTACCTGCTCCAATGTAAAAAAGACGTCCGCCCTGCTTCATTCGGGCTACAATGCCCTCTACTAATTTTTCTATTTGCGGAATCACTTTCTCTACCGCATAGGCTACTTTTTTGTCTTCGTTGTTAATACCCGCCAGTAACTCACGGGTAGGCATTTTTTCCAGATCGTTATAAAGTGAGGAGGATTCAGTTGTGCTCATGATTTAAGTGCTTCTTGGTGAAATAAAGTTAATCCGGCAATAGGTGTTTCTAATATGTTAAACACTCTCAGCCCTTTGTCATTAGCTACCTGACGAAGCAGGTTGCCAAAATAGAAAGCGATGGAGCCGGTAAAATGAATTTTATATTCTTCGTAATTCTCGTATCGGGCAATAGTCTTGTTAAAGAAATGCGCAAAAATATCATAGACCATGCGAGTCATATAAGGATCTTTGAGGTTCTGGAATACAAATTTAGCGAAGCCTGCCAGATATCGGTTAGCAAAAGGATCGTGGTAAACTTTATCCAGTACATTTTCTTTGCTAACATCAAAGCGCTTCTCCAGTCGCTCGGAAATCGCAGTTGGCAACTCCCGGCGGAAATAGCGATTGAGCAATTCTTTACCTATATGATTACCGCTTCCTTCGTCTCCCAGCACATAGCCGAGAGGAGGAATATTATCTATAATCTGCTTACCATTGTAGAGACAGGTATTAGACCCTGTACCTAATATACAGGCAATACCGGGCTCGCTACCACAAAGCGCACGCGCTGCTCCCAACTGATCGTTATCTACCTCTATTTCTGCACCTTTAAAAACCAACGCCAGAGCATTTTGTACTTTAGCACAGGAAGAGTCGGTAGCGCAACCAGCACCATAGAAATAAACCTCACGGATATTAGCTTCCAGTTGGGGATAAAGCTCATCTTTAAGAACTTCTACCATTTTATCGTGGCTGGTCATAAATGGATTAAGCCCCACAGTACGTGCCTGGGTTATTTTTCCATCATCTCCTATTACCCGCCAGTCAGTTTTAGTAGACCCGCTGTCTGCTATTAATATCATCTGTGTTAGTTTATATTCTTATTTGTGGGGTAAAATTATAACTTTCCGACTTAAATCAGTGATACAATGCAAATCAATCTGCAGGACAGTCTTAATTTTGTTTCCAAGCTTAGCCTTAAACGCAGCACTAACGCGCTCAGGGTGGCAGGAAGCTACTTTTTGTCAAGGCTTAGTGGAAAAGCTCAGCACTCAGGTTTACCTATTAGCCTATCTATAGAACCCACTACCGCCTGCAACTTGCGCTGCCCAGAATGCCCTAGCGGGCTACGGTCTTTTTCACGCCCTACAGGTATGCTGCAAGAAAATATCTTTAGAAAAACGATAGACGAACTTAAAGATACACTCTGCTACCTGCTCTTCTACTTTCAGGGAGAACCTTATCTGCACCCTCAGTTTCTTAACTGGGTTGAGTACGCTTCTGCCAGGGGAATTTATACTGCCACATCTACCAACGCGCATTACCTTAATGATGAAAACGCAAAAAAAACAGTAGAGTCAGGGTTAGACAGGCTGATAATTTCTATTGATGGCACCACTCAGGAGACATATCAGGCCTACCGCAGAGGGGGGCATTTGGATAAAGTACTGGAAGGCACAAAGAATATTATCCGCTGGAAAAAGAAGCTTAAATCAAAGACTCCCTATGTTGTTTTTCAATTTTTGGTAGTTGGCCCTAACGAACATCAGATAAAAGATGTGCAGGAACTAGCCGCCAGTTTAGGGGTAGACACGGTAGGCTTTAAAACCGCCCAAATTTATGACTACCAGCAGGGCTCTCCTCTAATACCCAAACAGGAAAAATATGCACGCTACCGTAAGCTGGCTGATGGCACTTATGCTATTAAAAATAAAATGCTTAACCACTGCTGGAAGATGTGGCACTCCTGTGTTATGACCTGGGACGGAAAAGTAGTTCCCTGCTGTTTTGATAAAGACGCTCACCACCAGCTAGGAAGCATGCAAGAAGATAGCTTTAGCAGTATCTGGCAAAGTAAAGCTTACCAAAAATTTAGAGAAAGTTTATTACGCTCTCGCAGCGAGATAGAAATGTGTAAAAATTGTACCGAAGGAACTAAAGTTTGGGCATAAGCTTTGTATAGAATCAATAAACGCACGAAAAGAAACTTTTTGTCGTTTATTTTTTTATTACATTGAAACAAAGTCTTACTTACCAGTACAAAACACCACAAACAATAATCATGAGACTATTAAAAACCGGATTTGCCGCCCTGTTTATTATTAGCCTAGCTGCTAGCTGCTCTACTTACAAATCCTGCCCTGCTTATTCTCAGGAAAACAACATTCACCAAGAACAAACAGTGCAGGTTCAGCTTACTACAGAAGGTAGTACTGATGCTAAACTTCTGTAATTTCCTGGTGTAAGCCAGCTTTTGCCAGATCAACCCAGAATCCCGGATAAGATTTTACAACTACATCCGGATCTTCAATAACTACATCCATAAGTGCTGCTAAGGGCGCAAAGGCCATCGCCATGCGGTGGTCTTCGTAGGTATCAATTTGTACCTGATCTATTTCTTTAGGATTAACACCGGGCTTTAGCTCCCAGGTATCTTCATCTTCCAGCAGGCTTGCTCCTATTTTGCTCAGCTCCTCTCTCAACGCAGCCACACGGTCAGTCTCTTTGATGTAAAGGCTCTCCAGCCCCATCATAGTGCAAGGTATACCTTTGGCCGCACAGGTAACTGCTACTGTCTGCGCCAGGTCAGGGCAGTGGGTGAAATCATAAGCCAGCTCTTCTACCGCTTCTTTCTTTTGTAGCAATACACCTTCGCTATCAAAAGTGGAGCTTACTCCCAGCTTATCCATAATTTCAACAATAGCGATATCACCTTGCAGAGAGTCTTTTCTAAGCCCTAATAACTTTACCTCGGCATTATCTGCTAGAGCGATCAGGCTATACCAGTAGCTAGCTCCAGACCAGTCTGACTCTATGGTATAGCTTCCTGCCTTATACTCCTGAGGAGCTATTGTAATAATATTTTCATTCCAATCATACTGAATACCAAAGCGACGCATAAGCCCTAAGGTCATGGCAATATATGGGCGGCTACCCACCTTACCTTCTAGCGTAAGCTTAAGGCCTTTGGGAAGTGTAGGGGCGATCATTAAAAGAGCAGATATGTACTGGCTGCTCACATCTCCACGAATACTAACCTCTGCCTGCTTCTGTCCCTCAGTGAGGCCATCTACCTGCACCGGAGGGTAACCTTCGTTTTGCAAATACTGCACACTGGCACCTAGCTGACTTAGGGCGTCCACAAGGAGTTTAACAGGGCGCTCGTGCATGCGAGGAGTTCCTCTGAGAACTCTACCCGGACGTGCGACAGAACAATACGCCAGCAGAAAGCGCATGGTAGTGCCCGCGTCTAACACATTAAGCTCCTGTTCTTCAGATTTAAGCAGGCGCATCATGGTCTGCGTATCCCGAGCTTCTGAAAGGTTATGCAGCTTAATAGCTTCTTTAGAAAGGGCCTGAATAATCAGAGAACGGTTGCTTTCGCTTTTAGACGAGGCGAGTTGTATACTGGTATGTATGGGCTGATTAAGCCTGGATAATTTGATAATTTTATCTCCCACTTTCTTATTTATTGATATTGCCTTAAAGTTAGCATCTGAAAAGCCTCTTTAAAACAATTGCGTTTTTTTTTCGTAAGTTAGAACAACTTCACCTAATTTTTTACACTTTAACACTACACATATGGACAACTCTGGTAAAGTACTCGCTGCACTTTTAGTAGGCGCTGCCGCTGGCGCAATTGCCGGATTATTACTTGCCCCTGAAAGCGGTGACAAAACCCGTGACAAGCTCAACAGATCTGCCAAAGATTTGATAGATGACCTGGAAGATGCCTGGGAAGACAGTGCTGAAAGAATAAAAAGCCTGGCTGACAATGCTGTTGAGGAAATAGAAAAGTATAATAAAAAGATAAATGAATCTCTTTAAGTAATTAAGAGAAAACTAATAAAAAGCCTCTTTTGAGGCTTTTACTTTTTAAAGCTTCTATAATAGGCCAGTCCTTCGGCCACGTCCTGCGCACTAATATTAATGTCATATGTTGCTTTGCCTATTCGCTCCAGCAAGGTACATTTAATTACCCCTTTTTCGTTTTTTTTGTCTTGATGTGTTAAGCCTATTATATCTGCTTCCT
This window of the Porifericola rhodea genome carries:
- the murQ gene encoding N-acetylmuramic acid 6-phosphate etherase, whose protein sequence is MSTTESSSLYNDLEKMPTRELLAGINNEDKKVAYAVEKVIPQIEKLVEGIVARMKQGGRLFYIGAGTSGRLGVVDASECPPTYGVPHDWVIGIMAGGDDAMRKAVEFAEDDPEQAWKDLQAFNINNKDTLIGIAASGRTPYVIGGVKKAREQGILTGCITCNAESALAEAAEIPVEVVVGPEFVTGSTRMKAGTAQKLVLNMISTATMIGLGRVKGNRMIDMQLSNNKLVDRGTRMLMEELNVDREKAEALLKKHGSVRQALAAEKHDF
- a CDS encoding BadF/BadG/BcrA/BcrD ATPase family protein, whose protein sequence is MILIADSGSTKTDWRVIGDDGKITQARTVGLNPFMTSHDKMVEVLKDELYPQLEANIREVYFYGAGCATDSSCAKVQNALALVFKGAEIEVDNDQLGAARALCGSEPGIACILGTGSNTCLYNGKQIIDNIPPLGYVLGDEGSGNHIGKELLNRYFRRELPTAISERLEKRFDVSKENVLDKVYHDPFANRYLAGFAKFVFQNLKDPYMTRMVYDIFAHFFNKTIARYENYEEYKIHFTGSIAFYFGNLLRQVANDKGLRVFNILETPIAGLTLFHQEALKS
- a CDS encoding SPASM domain-containing protein, with the protein product MQINLQDSLNFVSKLSLKRSTNALRVAGSYFLSRLSGKAQHSGLPISLSIEPTTACNLRCPECPSGLRSFSRPTGMLQENIFRKTIDELKDTLCYLLFYFQGEPYLHPQFLNWVEYASARGIYTATSTNAHYLNDENAKKTVESGLDRLIISIDGTTQETYQAYRRGGHLDKVLEGTKNIIRWKKKLKSKTPYVVFQFLVVGPNEHQIKDVQELAASLGVDTVGFKTAQIYDYQQGSPLIPKQEKYARYRKLADGTYAIKNKMLNHCWKMWHSCVMTWDGKVVPCCFDKDAHHQLGSMQEDSFSSIWQSKAYQKFRESLLRSRSEIEMCKNCTEGTKVWA
- a CDS encoding 3-phosphoshikimate 1-carboxyvinyltransferase, with translation MGDKIIKLSRLNQPIHTSIQLASSKSESNRSLIIQALSKEAIKLHNLSEARDTQTMMRLLKSEEQELNVLDAGTTMRFLLAYCSVARPGRVLRGTPRMHERPVKLLVDALSQLGASVQYLQNEGYPPVQVDGLTEGQKQAEVSIRGDVSSQYISALLMIAPTLPKGLKLTLEGKVGSRPYIAMTLGLMRRFGIQYDWNENIITIAPQEYKAGSYTIESDWSGASYWYSLIALADNAEVKLLGLRKDSLQGDIAIVEIMDKLGVSSTFDSEGVLLQKKEAVEELAYDFTHCPDLAQTVAVTCAAKGIPCTMMGLESLYIKETDRVAALREELSKIGASLLEDEDTWELKPGVNPKEIDQVQIDTYEDHRMAMAFAPLAALMDVVIEDPDVVVKSYPGFWVDLAKAGLHQEITEV
- a CDS encoding YtxH domain-containing protein; translation: MDNSGKVLAALLVGAAAGAIAGLLLAPESGDKTRDKLNRSAKDLIDDLEDAWEDSAERIKSLADNAVEEIEKYNKKINESL